One genomic segment of Paraburkholderia phymatum STM815 includes these proteins:
- a CDS encoding methyl-accepting chemotaxis protein, with translation MFSKIKVASGLLCVLAAFCIFQLVTEGLGFWSMTRTHDDVKDLANVALHQVNAVNVTTQNLMDARINLSRAGTRMVRGGAEPTEMVQHAREQLAAADRSFTAFMNAPKLNDDNSARASALNEKYQKIHTALGELAQYLDAGNIQAFLDQPTQGMQDAYLTELHNFTEFGDATGRASLDSIDAHQTLFRTVGIVIIALLLAGTAGVYVALRRGVVGPLEEAGRHFERIAQGRLNQPIEERGTNEIGRLFSGLAVMQASVARTVKTVREAADSIYIGADEIATGNADLSARTENQAASLEETASSMEELTATVRQNADHAREANALAETALDATSHGSNVVNQVVSKMQGIAQSSDRIAEIITVIDGIAFQTNILALNAAVEAARAGEQGRGFAVVAGEVRGLAQRSAQSAKEIKELISESVAEIQGGSVLVERAGEAMRNVSDSISRVTQMMAEISASSLEQSTGIEQVNQAVVQMDEMTQQNAALVEEAAAAASSLHQQTRQLKDAVSSFEISDVVFHSHRARAALQPAMSGALTV, from the coding sequence ATGTTCAGCAAGATCAAAGTGGCTTCCGGCTTGTTATGTGTTCTCGCCGCGTTCTGTATTTTCCAGCTGGTGACGGAGGGGCTCGGTTTCTGGTCGATGACCCGCACGCACGACGACGTGAAGGATCTCGCGAACGTCGCGCTGCATCAGGTGAATGCCGTCAACGTGACGACGCAGAATCTGATGGACGCGCGCATCAACCTGTCGCGTGCCGGTACGCGAATGGTGCGCGGCGGCGCAGAACCGACGGAGATGGTCCAGCACGCGCGCGAGCAGCTCGCGGCCGCAGACCGCTCGTTCACGGCTTTCATGAACGCCCCCAAGCTCAACGACGACAACAGCGCGCGCGCTTCCGCACTCAACGAGAAGTACCAGAAAATCCACACCGCGCTCGGCGAACTGGCGCAATACCTCGATGCCGGCAACATTCAGGCGTTCCTCGATCAGCCGACTCAAGGTATGCAGGACGCGTATCTGACAGAGCTGCACAACTTCACGGAATTCGGCGATGCAACGGGCCGCGCATCGCTCGATTCGATCGATGCACATCAGACGCTGTTCCGCACAGTCGGCATCGTGATCATTGCGCTGCTGCTGGCTGGCACGGCGGGCGTGTACGTGGCGCTGCGGCGCGGCGTCGTGGGTCCGCTGGAAGAAGCCGGCCGCCATTTCGAGCGCATCGCGCAAGGCCGACTGAACCAGCCGATCGAAGAGCGCGGCACGAATGAGATCGGCCGTCTGTTCTCAGGTCTCGCGGTAATGCAGGCGAGCGTCGCACGCACGGTGAAGACCGTACGAGAAGCAGCGGATTCAATCTATATCGGCGCCGACGAAATCGCGACGGGCAACGCCGATCTGTCGGCTCGCACGGAAAATCAGGCTGCGTCGCTCGAAGAAACGGCGTCGAGCATGGAAGAACTGACGGCGACCGTGCGCCAGAACGCCGACCACGCGCGCGAAGCGAACGCGCTGGCCGAAACGGCGCTTGACGCGACGTCGCACGGCAGCAACGTCGTGAACCAGGTCGTCTCGAAGATGCAGGGCATAGCGCAAAGTTCTGACCGCATCGCCGAGATCATCACCGTGATCGACGGCATTGCGTTCCAGACCAACATTCTCGCGTTGAACGCGGCCGTCGAAGCGGCGCGCGCGGGCGAGCAGGGCCGCGGATTTGCCGTCGTCGCGGGCGAAGTGCGCGGCCTCGCGCAGCGCAGCGCGCAATCGGCGAAGGAAATCAAGGAACTCATCAGCGAGTCGGTCGCGGAAATCCAGGGCGGCTCGGTACTGGTCGAACGCGCAGGCGAAGCGATGCGCAACGTATCGGATTCGATCTCGCGCGTCACCCAAATGATGGCCGAGATCAGCGCGTCGTCGCTGGAGCAGAGCACGGGTATCGAGCAGGTCAACCAGGCCGTCGTGCAGATGGATGAGATGACGCAGCAGAACGCGGCACTCGTAGAGGAAGCGGCGGCGGCGGCGTCTTCGCTGCATCAGCAGACGCGCCAGTTGAAGGACGCCGTGTCGTCGTTCGAGATCTCGGATGTCGTGTTCCACTCGCATCGCGCGCGCGCCGCGCTTCAGCCTGCGATGAGCGGGGCGCTGACGGTCTGA
- a CDS encoding AGE family epimerase/isomerase, translated as MNATPTTPELAAALRDHFARVILPIWRGPGFNAALGLPYEAVAADGRTPLPVVRYRAMACARQMFVFALSGEMQHAQRLFESLNLFRDSKRGGWFYSVDAHGVPLDTTKDLYTHAFVVFACAEYGARSGNDDALSIVHQASSLIEDRFGADDGLLHAALAADFSTTNSMPLQNPLMHLTEAWLAARSATGDAAFDTALSKLGNAIARTFVHRPTGCIAELPVGSEDNRLEPGHQFEWFWLVQQAGDVLNGSGLRDALARAFMFAHERGVDAATGGVHAALDEAGGIKDSTQRIWAQTEYLRALAVHGDAATRAMLPQQIGRFQPRFLSAQGWIECKRQTGEVAREDMPSTTPYHLATAYAALPEA; from the coding sequence ATGAACGCAACCCCAACCACGCCTGAACTTGCAGCCGCGCTGCGCGATCACTTCGCTCGCGTCATCCTGCCGATCTGGCGCGGACCGGGGTTCAATGCAGCGCTCGGACTGCCGTACGAAGCTGTCGCCGCCGATGGCCGCACGCCGCTGCCCGTCGTCCGCTATCGCGCAATGGCATGCGCGCGCCAGATGTTCGTCTTCGCGCTCAGCGGCGAAATGCAGCATGCGCAGCGCCTGTTCGAATCCCTGAACCTGTTCCGGGATAGCAAACGGGGCGGTTGGTTCTACAGCGTAGACGCACACGGCGTGCCGCTCGACACCACCAAAGACCTCTACACCCACGCGTTCGTTGTGTTCGCATGCGCCGAGTACGGCGCGCGCTCGGGCAACGACGATGCACTGAGCATCGTTCATCAGGCATCGTCGCTGATCGAAGACCGCTTCGGCGCCGACGATGGCTTGCTGCACGCCGCCCTCGCCGCCGACTTCTCGACGACGAACAGCATGCCGTTGCAAAACCCGCTGATGCATCTGACAGAGGCATGGCTTGCGGCGCGCTCAGCCACGGGAGACGCCGCTTTCGATACCGCGCTCTCGAAGCTCGGCAATGCAATCGCGCGCACTTTCGTGCATCGACCGACGGGCTGCATCGCCGAACTGCCGGTGGGCAGCGAGGACAACCGGCTGGAGCCGGGTCATCAGTTCGAATGGTTCTGGCTCGTGCAGCAGGCAGGCGACGTGCTCAACGGTTCAGGTCTGCGCGACGCGCTTGCGCGCGCGTTCATGTTTGCGCACGAACGCGGCGTCGACGCAGCGACGGGCGGCGTGCACGCGGCGCTCGACGAAGCCGGCGGCATCAAGGATTCGACACAGCGCATCTGGGCGCAGACGGAATATCTGCGCGCGCTCGCCGTGCACGGCGACGCAGCCACGCGCGCGATGCTGCCGCAGCAGATCGGACGATTCCAGCCGCGCTTCCTGAGCGCGCAAGGCTGGATCGAATGCAAGAGGCAAACGGGCGAAGTCGCGCGCGAAGACATGCCATCAACCACGCCCTATCACCTCGCGACCGCTTACGCTGCGTTGCCCGAAGCCTGA
- a CDS encoding MgtC/SapB family protein, translated as MITNMELISRLVLAAILGSVIGFERERLSWAAGLRTHMLVCVGSALIMLVSAFGFADVLGNDHVVLDPSRVAAQVVSGIGFLGAGSILLRGEIIRGLTTAASLWSVAAVGLAVGGGLYTASIAATIIVLIILAGIKPIEKRFITVKQRRQLILLVERGSMTFHSLHEALGPASPRVKQFVLQQSDDDPQVDEVMITLNRVSSLELNAICEQLRALPGVNHFRDNGEPV; from the coding sequence TTGATCACCAATATGGAACTCATTTCCCGGCTCGTGCTCGCAGCGATACTCGGCAGCGTGATCGGCTTCGAGCGCGAGCGGCTTTCATGGGCTGCGGGTCTGCGCACGCATATGCTCGTGTGCGTCGGCTCGGCGCTCATCATGCTCGTGTCGGCGTTCGGCTTTGCGGATGTGCTCGGCAACGATCACGTCGTGCTCGATCCGTCGCGGGTCGCCGCGCAGGTCGTATCCGGCATCGGCTTTCTCGGCGCCGGCTCGATCCTGCTGCGCGGCGAGATCATCCGCGGGCTCACGACTGCCGCGAGTCTCTGGTCCGTCGCCGCGGTAGGGCTCGCCGTTGGCGGCGGATTGTACACGGCGTCGATCGCGGCGACGATCATCGTGCTGATTATCCTTGCCGGGATCAAACCGATCGAAAAGCGCTTCATTACCGTCAAGCAGCGTCGCCAACTGATTTTGCTGGTCGAGCGCGGCTCGATGACCTTCCATTCGCTGCATGAGGCGCTCGGTCCGGCGAGTCCGCGCGTCAAGCAGTTCGTGCTGCAACAGAGCGACGACGATCCGCAGGTCGACGAAGTGATGATCACACTCAACCGGGTGTCATCGCTGGAGCTCAACGCGATTTGCGAGCAGTTGCGTGCGCTGCCGGGCGTGAATCATTTTCGGGACAATGGAGAGCCAGTGTGA
- a CDS encoding prolipoprotein diacylglyceryl transferase, producing the protein MADSAESTIARPVRARSQKPRASTVSPETENKLARAARSAQRLAQLSDAARDHSTLDLFPDDIARAEQQALNIDVRQGTLQGFELPDVVLAAAGAPDGVGFAAGAGEGKGGRAARGAAASKNQPAAAHLHDGQMVIDTEAIAPEPVVVAKNCAEGLASAASVDSELAAKPDAPTQAASLAAASVVRSVAALRAVPPSADAADAVDGGSAKWPAAGDDRERPAPASTNPATPAIDEGAPATAADTLAPSASAAAAISQPAARADSQFAPQPQSHAPLATLATLATLELDHARATAFADTVDALYGVIADQRRAAADHTRRMKWLLSIVVCALLMSIAIGIAQTMLLFRLAHQSTAHEQRIEQMLLSQQATLATLLDTDSSTTSLPVSAQPPAPAAPALATAPAKPAAAHVAPTHHTQRRKSAHTH; encoded by the coding sequence ATGGCCGATTCCGCAGAGTCCACGATTGCACGTCCGGTGCGCGCCCGTTCGCAGAAGCCGCGCGCATCGACTGTCTCACCCGAAACCGAAAACAAGCTTGCCCGTGCCGCGCGTTCGGCTCAACGTCTCGCGCAACTGAGCGACGCCGCGCGCGACCACAGCACGCTCGACCTTTTCCCGGACGACATCGCGCGTGCCGAGCAGCAAGCGCTGAACATCGATGTGCGGCAAGGCACACTACAAGGCTTCGAACTTCCCGATGTCGTGCTGGCGGCTGCCGGTGCGCCAGATGGCGTCGGTTTTGCGGCGGGTGCGGGAGAAGGCAAGGGTGGGCGCGCGGCGCGCGGAGCGGCGGCGTCGAAAAACCAGCCGGCGGCGGCCCATCTACATGACGGTCAGATGGTGATCGATACGGAAGCCATTGCGCCCGAACCGGTTGTCGTCGCCAAAAATTGCGCCGAAGGGCTGGCGTCGGCTGCTTCCGTCGATAGCGAGCTTGCCGCGAAACCGGATGCGCCGACGCAAGCTGCGTCGCTGGCTGCCGCGAGCGTCGTGCGCAGCGTTGCGGCTTTGCGCGCCGTGCCGCCGTCAGCCGACGCCGCTGATGCCGTCGATGGCGGGAGCGCGAAATGGCCGGCGGCGGGCGACGACCGGGAGCGGCCCGCGCCCGCTTCAACCAACCCCGCGACGCCGGCGATTGACGAAGGCGCGCCGGCAACTGCCGCCGACACGCTCGCACCCAGCGCGAGCGCTGCCGCCGCAATTTCGCAGCCCGCGGCGCGCGCCGACTCGCAGTTCGCCCCGCAACCGCAGTCGCATGCGCCGCTCGCGACGCTCGCGACGCTCGCGACGCTCGAACTCGACCATGCCCGCGCGACCGCGTTCGCCGATACTGTCGATGCGCTCTATGGCGTGATCGCCGATCAGCGCCGCGCCGCTGCAGACCATACGCGCCGCATGAAATGGCTGCTATCGATCGTCGTGTGCGCGCTGTTGATGTCGATTGCGATCGGCATTGCGCAGACGATGTTGCTGTTCCGCCTCGCGCATCAGTCGACCGCGCATGAGCAGCGCATCGAACAGATGTTGCTGAGCCAGCAAGCCACCTTGGCGACACTGCTGGACACCGATTCTTCGACGACTAGTCTTCCCGTCAGTGCTCAGCCTCCGGCACCTGCCGCGCCCGCACTGGCTACGGCCCCGGCTAAACCCGCCGCAGCGCATGTTGCCCCCACGCATCACACTCAACGACGCAAGTCAGCGCACACTCACTAA
- a CDS encoding 3-hydroxyacyl-CoA dehydrogenase NAD-binding domain-containing protein, translated as MSKPVVGVVGTGLMGVGIATQSALYGHRTIVNDVDPTRLESVVPKAQAVLDELIDAGCIDEQASHLMHALAKDEDVLDLLRAQVQAGRVGVRSGAGFYDWDDALTAKVEAGRKRMIQSNGNN; from the coding sequence TTGAGCAAGCCAGTCGTAGGCGTGGTGGGAACGGGACTGATGGGCGTCGGCATTGCGACGCAAAGTGCGCTGTACGGACACCGGACGATCGTCAACGACGTTGATCCCACGCGGCTCGAAAGCGTCGTGCCGAAAGCGCAAGCCGTGCTCGACGAACTCATCGACGCGGGCTGCATCGATGAGCAGGCCAGCCACCTGATGCACGCTCTCGCGAAGGATGAAGACGTGCTCGACCTGTTGCGCGCGCAGGTACAGGCGGGCCGTGTCGGCGTACGCAGCGGCGCGGGCTTTTACGACTGGGACGACGCGCTGACCGCGAAGGTCGAGGCCGGACGCAAGCGGATGATCCAGTCGAACGGGAACAACTGA
- a CDS encoding flavin reductase family protein: MSDDVYFYDPAAGHGLPHDPFKAIVAPRLIGWVSTCSASGRLNLAPYSFFGAFATFPSIIGFSSEGRKDSIRNLEETREFVWNLSTRPLAEQMNRTSAPVAPEVDEFALSGLTPVAGRNVAVPHVGESPAALECKLLQIVQLHDLNGTPMDNWLALGQVVGVHIQKAYLKDGLFDTHAAQPIMRAGYRADYAQIGEMFQMIRPAS; this comes from the coding sequence ATGTCGGACGACGTCTATTTCTACGATCCCGCCGCAGGCCACGGCTTGCCCCACGACCCGTTCAAGGCCATCGTCGCGCCCCGCCTGATCGGCTGGGTCTCGACATGCTCGGCGAGCGGCCGGCTGAACCTCGCGCCGTACAGTTTCTTCGGCGCATTCGCCACCTTCCCGTCGATCATCGGTTTCTCCAGCGAGGGCCGCAAGGACAGCATCCGCAACCTTGAAGAGACGCGCGAGTTCGTCTGGAATCTCTCGACGCGCCCGCTCGCCGAACAGATGAACCGCACGTCGGCGCCCGTCGCACCGGAGGTCGACGAGTTCGCGTTGTCGGGCCTGACGCCCGTCGCGGGGCGCAACGTGGCGGTGCCGCACGTCGGCGAATCGCCGGCTGCGCTCGAGTGCAAGCTGTTGCAGATCGTGCAGCTGCACGATCTGAACGGCACGCCGATGGATAACTGGCTTGCGCTCGGGCAGGTAGTCGGCGTGCATATCCAGAAGGCGTATCTGAAGGACGGCCTGTTCGACACGCACGCCGCGCAGCCGATCATGCGCGCGGGCTATCGCGCCGACTACGCGCAGATCGGCGAAATGTTCCAGATGATTCGTCCGGCATCCTGA
- a CDS encoding polyhydroxyalkanoate depolymerase, producing MNPLAYPAYQAFANLMLPLRHGASLVRGALDAWPEHAATPSGRTLRASADLLTLAGLTHTRPPFGIGSVDVDGQLVDVFEDIVQSTPFCSLLHFRKHASFDVPQPRVLVIAPMSGHFATLLRGTVRTMLSEHDVYITDWHNPRDVPLSAGRFGFDEFVQHVIDFTDTIGQGTHLLAVCQPTVAALAAVALMAADDHPAQPASMTLMAGPIDTRVNPTRVNELAKSKSIEWFEQNLISAVPVGFRGAFRRVYPGFVQLNAFMSMNLDRHLESFEAMYRECSKGDPEKAEAVRIFYEEYFATMDLTADFYLETVDTVFQRHALPLHELEVKGRRVEPSKITRTALFTVEGERDDICAVGQTLAAQDLCDKLRPYLKTHHVQTGVGHYGVFNGQRWERQIYPRIRAVIHDNEPRAVPAGARGMQSSLTLAPAAASSAAAPAGTTPAAAEAADVDLSSDEAATD from the coding sequence ATGAATCCGCTCGCTTATCCGGCGTACCAGGCGTTCGCCAACCTCATGCTGCCGCTGCGTCACGGTGCGTCGCTGGTGCGCGGCGCGCTCGACGCGTGGCCCGAGCATGCGGCCACACCATCTGGCCGGACGCTGCGTGCATCCGCCGATCTGCTGACGCTTGCGGGCCTCACGCACACCCGTCCGCCGTTCGGCATTGGCAGTGTCGATGTCGATGGACAGCTGGTCGACGTGTTCGAAGACATCGTGCAGTCGACACCCTTCTGTTCGCTGCTGCATTTCCGCAAACACGCTTCGTTCGACGTGCCGCAGCCGCGCGTGCTTGTGATCGCGCCGATGTCCGGCCACTTCGCGACGCTGCTGCGCGGCACGGTCCGCACGATGCTCAGCGAGCACGACGTGTACATCACCGACTGGCACAACCCGCGCGACGTGCCGCTTTCGGCGGGACGCTTCGGCTTCGACGAGTTCGTGCAGCACGTGATCGACTTTACCGACACGATCGGCCAGGGCACGCATCTGCTCGCCGTTTGCCAGCCGACGGTCGCCGCGCTCGCTGCCGTCGCGCTGATGGCCGCCGACGATCATCCCGCGCAGCCGGCCAGCATGACCCTGATGGCGGGGCCAATCGATACGCGCGTGAATCCGACGCGGGTCAACGAACTCGCGAAGAGCAAGTCAATTGAATGGTTCGAGCAGAATCTGATCAGTGCCGTACCTGTCGGCTTTCGGGGTGCGTTCCGGCGCGTCTACCCGGGCTTCGTGCAGTTGAACGCATTCATGTCGATGAATCTCGACCGGCATCTGGAGTCGTTCGAAGCGATGTATCGCGAGTGTTCGAAAGGCGACCCGGAAAAAGCCGAGGCCGTTCGAATCTTCTATGAAGAGTACTTCGCGACGATGGATCTGACGGCGGACTTCTACCTCGAAACAGTCGACACTGTTTTCCAGCGGCATGCGCTGCCACTGCATGAACTGGAGGTGAAGGGACGGCGCGTCGAGCCGTCGAAGATCACGCGCACCGCCCTATTTACGGTGGAAGGAGAACGCGACGATATTTGCGCGGTCGGGCAGACGCTTGCCGCGCAAGATCTGTGCGACAAGCTTCGGCCGTATCTGAAGACACATCATGTGCAGACGGGCGTCGGGCACTATGGCGTGTTCAATGGACAGCGCTGGGAGCGGCAGATCTATCCGCGTATTCGCGCCGTCATTCACGACAACGAGCCGCGTGCCGTGCCGGCGGGTGCGCGCGGCATGCAGAGTTCGCTGACGCTTGCGCCTGCGGCGGCATCGAGCGCGGCCGCGCCTGCGGGCACGACGCCCGCCGCCGCGGAAGCCGCCGACGTCGATCTGTCTTCCGACGAAGCCGCCACTGATTGA
- a CDS encoding glutathione S-transferase family protein, giving the protein MANTSAMSTLTISSRNYSSWSLRGWLLTKFSGLPFEEIVMPVDDPAARAELLLLSPSILVPCLVHDGVKVWDTLAIAEYLNEVCPQAALLPKDRKARAHCRAICGEMHSGFSSLRSALPMNLKAHFPGFKVWARAQSDIERIVTIWRECLEQYGGPYLFGERSAADAMYAPVVTRFVTYDVQLDPDIVAYGERILALPEMQQWIAEAQKEVDEIDELDVEF; this is encoded by the coding sequence ATGGCGAACACGTCGGCTATGAGCACGTTGACCATCAGCAGCCGCAACTATTCTTCGTGGTCGCTACGCGGTTGGCTGCTCACGAAGTTCAGCGGCTTGCCGTTCGAAGAAATCGTGATGCCCGTCGACGATCCCGCCGCGCGCGCCGAACTGCTGTTGCTGTCGCCGTCGATACTCGTGCCGTGTCTCGTGCACGACGGCGTCAAGGTATGGGACACGCTCGCAATCGCCGAATATCTGAACGAAGTGTGTCCGCAAGCCGCTCTGCTGCCGAAGGACCGCAAGGCGCGCGCGCACTGCCGCGCGATCTGCGGCGAAATGCATTCGGGCTTCAGCTCGTTGCGCTCGGCTCTGCCGATGAACCTGAAAGCTCATTTTCCGGGCTTCAAGGTGTGGGCGCGCGCGCAGTCCGATATCGAACGTATCGTGACGATCTGGCGCGAGTGTCTGGAGCAATACGGCGGGCCGTATCTGTTCGGCGAGCGAAGCGCTGCGGACGCGATGTACGCGCCCGTCGTCACGCGCTTCGTGACCTATGACGTGCAACTCGATCCCGATATCGTTGCGTATGGGGAGCGCATTCTCGCGCTGCCCGAGATGCAGCAGTGGATCGCCGAAGCACAGAAGGAAGTGGATGAAATCGACGAACTCGACGTCGAGTTCTAG
- a CDS encoding methyl-accepting chemotaxis protein, whose amino-acid sequence MDILSLRRASVGARLAMLSCALVAAIFAAFTFAVTRTAGAQISDQVLSRMTEKDRSIAAMISLFDKALTAEVGRSMTLFASFLPPNYSLDESAKIDVSGMQAPVFKAGDKLLDNDFSIPDQFLAQSGAIATIFARTGDDFVRVTTSLKKQDGSRAIGTLLDRKGPAYGPVAANKTYTGLATLFGKRYITQYKPINDASGKVIGALFVGVDVDTQIKSVEEGIRQLKIGDTGYYFVMNASKGADRGKLLVHPAAAGQAGDENAAPYQRMLDEKEGQIEYKSADATLGETVAQDKFVSFVTVPEWNWLVGGVAKRDEVMADVVSTRNRFMLIGFVLVGVFAVVFLIAVRRLVSRPLDEAAKASERFASGDLSVRVSATHDRRADEIGRLMQAIDGIGEGLARIVTQVRTASSDMTDGTAKIAASSEEIASRIGTQAASLEETAASMQEITSTVQQNAGHAAQANTLVTSASEAALDGGRAVERVVTTMGEISQSSKKIADITTVIEGIAFQTNILALNAAVEAARAGEHGKGFAVVASEVRALAQRSAAAAKEIEAVIAESTATVSSGFRIAEEASTTMRSIVERVGQVQTIIGEISVASKEQSSGIEQVNTAVTQIGEVTQQNAALVSDAEQAAADLSAQADKLAEVVAVFKLGGRN is encoded by the coding sequence ATGGACATCCTTTCACTGCGCCGCGCCAGCGTGGGCGCCAGGCTCGCCATGCTGTCGTGCGCGCTCGTCGCGGCCATTTTTGCCGCGTTCACATTTGCGGTAACCCGCACGGCCGGCGCACAGATCAGCGACCAGGTGCTGTCGCGCATGACCGAGAAGGATCGCTCGATCGCGGCGATGATCTCGTTGTTCGACAAGGCGCTCACCGCCGAAGTCGGCCGTTCGATGACACTCTTCGCGAGCTTCCTGCCGCCAAACTACTCGCTCGACGAGTCGGCGAAAATCGACGTCAGCGGCATGCAGGCGCCCGTGTTCAAAGCCGGCGACAAGCTGCTGGACAATGATTTCTCGATTCCCGACCAGTTCCTCGCGCAAAGCGGCGCAATCGCGACGATTTTCGCCCGCACGGGCGACGACTTCGTACGCGTGACGACTTCGCTGAAGAAGCAGGACGGCTCGCGCGCGATCGGCACGTTGCTCGACCGCAAGGGTCCGGCGTACGGCCCGGTCGCGGCGAACAAGACCTACACGGGTCTCGCGACGCTTTTCGGCAAGCGCTACATCACGCAGTACAAGCCAATCAACGACGCGAGCGGCAAGGTGATCGGCGCGCTGTTCGTCGGCGTCGACGTGGACACGCAGATCAAGTCGGTCGAAGAAGGCATCCGTCAGCTGAAAATCGGCGACACGGGCTACTACTTCGTGATGAATGCGTCGAAGGGCGCGGATCGCGGCAAGCTGCTCGTGCATCCGGCCGCAGCAGGCCAGGCCGGCGATGAGAACGCGGCGCCGTACCAGCGCATGCTCGACGAAAAGGAAGGCCAGATCGAATACAAGAGCGCGGACGCGACGCTCGGCGAAACGGTCGCGCAGGACAAGTTCGTGTCGTTCGTCACCGTGCCGGAGTGGAACTGGCTGGTCGGCGGCGTCGCGAAGCGTGACGAAGTGATGGCCGACGTGGTCTCGACGCGCAATCGTTTCATGTTGATCGGCTTCGTGCTGGTCGGCGTGTTTGCCGTGGTATTCCTGATCGCCGTGCGCCGCCTCGTGTCGCGCCCGCTCGACGAAGCGGCAAAGGCGTCGGAGCGTTTCGCATCGGGCGACCTGAGCGTGCGCGTGTCGGCAACCCACGACCGGCGCGCCGATGAAATCGGCCGCCTGATGCAGGCGATCGACGGCATCGGCGAAGGTCTGGCGCGCATCGTCACGCAGGTGCGCACCGCCTCGTCCGATATGACGGACGGCACGGCAAAGATCGCGGCGAGCAGCGAAGAAATCGCGTCGCGCATCGGCACTCAGGCCGCGAGCCTCGAAGAGACGGCGGCCAGTATGCAGGAAATCACGTCGACCGTGCAGCAGAACGCCGGCCACGCGGCACAGGCCAACACGCTGGTGACGAGCGCATCGGAGGCCGCACTCGACGGCGGCCGCGCGGTCGAGCGCGTCGTTACGACGATGGGCGAGATCAGCCAGTCGTCCAAGAAGATCGCGGACATCACGACCGTGATCGAAGGCATTGCGTTCCAGACCAACATTCTCGCGTTGAACGCGGCCGTCGAAGCGGCGCGCGCGGGCGAGCACGGCAAGGGCTTCGCGGTGGTCGCGTCGGAAGTACGCGCGCTCGCTCAGCGCAGCGCGGCGGCGGCCAAGGAAATCGAGGCGGTGATCGCCGAATCGACGGCTACGGTGTCGAGCGGCTTCCGCATCGCCGAGGAAGCGAGCACGACGATGCGCTCGATCGTCGAGCGCGTGGGACAGGTGCAGACGATCATCGGCGAAATCAGCGTTGCGTCGAAGGAGCAGTCGAGCGGCATCGAGCAGGTAAACACGGCCGTCACGCAGATCGGCGAAGTGACACAGCAGAACGCGGCGCTCGTCAGCGATGCCGAACAGGCAGCCGCCGATCTGAGCGCGCAAGCCGACAAGCTCGCGGAAGTCGTGGCGGTGTTCAAGCTGGGCGGACGCAACTAA